Proteins encoded within one genomic window of Ovis aries strain OAR_USU_Benz2616 breed Rambouillet chromosome 1, ARS-UI_Ramb_v3.0, whole genome shotgun sequence:
- the LOC101117724 gene encoding olfactory receptor 6Y1, with amino-acid sequence MIAKVLEVDNHTVTTHFVLLGFPTQPAFQLLLFFVFLEIYLLTLVENFLIVFVIHSDGQLHKPMYFFLSNLSFLEMWYVTVISPKMQIDFLSHDKTISFNGCMTQLYFFVTFVCTEYILLAAMAFDRYVAICNPLQYPLIMTNHLCGTLAAGCWFCGLMTAMIKIVFIARLHYCGTPHINHYFCDISPLLNISCEDSSQAELVDFFLALMVIAVPLCVVVASYATILTTVLRIPSSQGRHKAFSTCASHLAVVILFYSTTLFTYAHPKRMYAYNSNKMVSVLYTVIVPLLNPVIYCLRNREVKAALRKTMLCKGSEPREDGAVIN; translated from the coding sequence ATGATTGCCAAGGTTCTGGAAGTAGATAACCATACAGTGACAACACATTTTGTTCTCCTGGGATTTCCAACACAGCCAGCCTTCCAGCTACTCCTCTTCTTTGTTTTCCTGGAAATTTACCTTCTGACACTTGTAGAGAACTTTCTAATCGTCTTTGTCATTCATAGTGATGGACAGTTGCACAAGcccatgtacttctttctcagcaacctttctttcctggagatgtggtatgtcacagtcatcagcccCAAGATGCAGATAGACTTTCTCAGTCATGACAAGACAATTTCCTTCAATGGTTGCATGACTCAGCTTTACTTCTTTGTGACCTTTGTCTGCACTGAGTACATCCTCCTTGCTGCAATGGCCTTTGACCGCTATGTAGCCATttgtaacccactacagtacCCACTCATCATGACCAACCATCTTTGTGGTACACTGGCTGCAGGATGCTGGTTCTGTGGACTCATGACTGCCATGATTAAGATAGTTTTCATAGCCCGACTTCACTACTGTGGCACACCTCATATCAATCACTACTTTTGTGATATTTCCCCACTCCTCAATATTTCCTGTGAGGACTCCTCACAAGCTGAATTAGTGGATTTCTTCTTGGCCCTCATGGTCATTGCTGTTCCCCTTTGTGTAGTGGTGGCATCTTATGCCACCATTCTCACCACTGTTCTCAGGATCCCTTCTTCTCAGGGACGCCACAAGGCATTTTCCACCTGTGCCTCTCACCTAGCAGTTGTAATTCTCTTCTATTCCACCACCCTTTTCACTTATGCCCACCCTAAGCGTATGTATGCCTATAATTCCAACAAAATGGTGTCTGTGCTCTACACAGTCATTGTCCCACTCCTCAACCCTGTCATTTACTGTCTGAGAAACCGTGAAGTTAAGGCAGCCCTCAGGAAGACCATGCTTTGCAAAGGCAGTGAACCCAGGGAAGATGGGGCTGTGATTAATTAA